From one Candidatus Zixiibacteriota bacterium genomic stretch:
- a CDS encoding C25 family cysteine peptidase: MKRLVVFLQIIMAMTNTLALADDKRATIEFSPLEAVVDPGNRMISYPGMESIKVGGFTLPVLRTSISLEPGEHAADFAFQVLAKTEVGQVSAIAPTDLPTSESPERIESILGATASGFPGTKHVDVLGVYTRAGQRYLELVFYPAIVAGNGVVAVAEQIELSVGGRSIGRADMISQGSLPTECTYDRPDRAAAAEFGPKYLIVGAQGFLPVLSRLAEYRRACGYQAELVSIETILAGYSGRDAAEQLREYLKDYHSGGGLYVLLAGDESLLPVRYAYYYNAYAPVELDVLQICDLYFADVTGQWDVDNDGVWGERTHDEADLVPELLVGRLPCSDSLEFERYIDNLIAYETNAGGSDRSWLTRSFFYSSDEMRDYETAGQHEYIARAYPSTFGIDTTLAIEQSSGADLSPQNLDGAQLPSAMADGYGIVNVIAHGRADGYVLRSAGYNNWPKVYMLTAGQSGGHGCFDSTLETGRPGFWYSLACDNGGFDEDQAPFAGGRSMVQHLIGAADGAVGMVAYSRWGWVGSSHLLQKAFFDSLFARPDRPAVEAMYASKQALPYYRDLVLGQNYFGDPALRVYTAIPTDLIVACERTDEHLTVRVTASGAAVDNALITIVDHVGGIVRQTVTGADGRADFEGLPGNAVFTAGVVKPGHTVSVSELAPSIVTDVGDDENVTVPNVFHLQQNYPNPFNPSTRIGFSLPERAHVTLRVFNLLGQEVQTLVEADFAAGTHETVWQADSRLASGVYFYRLDAGPFSAVKKMILLQ; the protein is encoded by the coding sequence ATGAAGAGGCTAGTGGTTTTTCTGCAGATAATCATGGCGATGACGAATACTCTCGCGCTGGCGGACGACAAGCGAGCGACAATCGAGTTCTCGCCTTTGGAAGCGGTAGTAGATCCGGGCAACCGAATGATCTCTTATCCCGGCATGGAAAGCATAAAGGTGGGAGGTTTTACCCTCCCGGTTTTGCGCACGTCAATCAGCCTTGAGCCGGGCGAACACGCCGCCGATTTTGCCTTCCAGGTGCTCGCGAAGACAGAGGTCGGTCAGGTCAGCGCAATTGCTCCAACCGATCTTCCCACGTCGGAATCGCCCGAACGAATCGAGTCGATTCTCGGAGCAACGGCTTCTGGCTTTCCCGGCACAAAGCATGTCGATGTCCTTGGCGTCTACACTAGGGCCGGCCAGCGCTATCTCGAGTTGGTGTTTTACCCTGCAATCGTGGCAGGCAACGGAGTAGTTGCCGTGGCGGAGCAGATAGAATTGTCGGTTGGCGGTCGGAGTATCGGCCGTGCCGATATGATAAGTCAAGGCAGCCTCCCTACCGAGTGTACGTACGACCGTCCGGACCGGGCAGCGGCCGCCGAGTTTGGTCCGAAGTATCTGATTGTCGGCGCGCAGGGTTTTTTGCCGGTGCTGAGCCGACTCGCGGAATACCGTCGCGCGTGCGGGTATCAGGCGGAACTTGTATCGATCGAGACCATACTCGCCGGCTACTCCGGTCGTGACGCCGCCGAACAACTTCGAGAGTACCTGAAGGATTATCATAGCGGCGGCGGGCTGTATGTGCTTTTGGCGGGCGACGAATCCCTGCTGCCGGTGCGCTATGCGTACTACTACAACGCTTACGCTCCGGTCGAGCTTGATGTGCTGCAGATTTGCGACTTGTACTTCGCCGACGTGACCGGTCAGTGGGATGTCGATAACGACGGCGTCTGGGGGGAACGCACGCATGACGAGGCTGACCTCGTGCCGGAGTTGCTGGTGGGGCGGCTTCCGTGCAGCGACAGCCTCGAATTCGAGCGTTATATCGACAACCTGATAGCCTATGAAACCAATGCGGGCGGCAGCGATCGTTCCTGGCTCACGCGATCCTTCTTCTACAGCTCCGATGAGATGCGTGATTATGAAACCGCTGGACAGCATGAGTACATTGCACGGGCGTATCCCTCGACTTTCGGTATCGACACCACGCTGGCCATCGAGCAATCAAGCGGCGCGGACCTGTCGCCGCAGAATCTCGACGGCGCCCAGTTGCCGTCGGCGATGGCCGACGGCTACGGAATAGTGAACGTCATCGCACACGGACGCGCCGACGGGTATGTGCTTCGCTCGGCGGGGTACAACAACTGGCCGAAGGTATACATGCTCACCGCCGGGCAATCGGGCGGACACGGGTGTTTCGATTCGACCCTGGAAACCGGAAGGCCGGGGTTCTGGTATTCACTGGCCTGCGACAACGGTGGATTCGACGAGGACCAGGCGCCTTTTGCAGGGGGGCGGTCGATGGTGCAGCATTTGATCGGCGCGGCTGATGGCGCGGTCGGCATGGTAGCGTACAGCCGCTGGGGCTGGGTCGGCTCAAGCCACCTGCTGCAGAAGGCGTTTTTCGATTCGCTGTTCGCCCGGCCCGACCGACCGGCTGTCGAGGCTATGTACGCCTCGAAGCAGGCTCTCCCCTACTACCGCGATCTCGTGCTCGGGCAGAATTATTTCGGCGACCCCGCGCTGCGTGTCTACACCGCGATACCGACGGACCTGATTGTCGCCTGCGAACGGACCGACGAGCATTTGACCGTGCGCGTTACGGCCAGCGGCGCTGCGGTGGATAACGCATTGATAACGATTGTGGACCATGTCGGCGGGATCGTGCGGCAGACTGTTACCGGCGCCGATGGTCGAGCCGATTTCGAGGGCCTGCCCGGTAATGCGGTATTCACCGCAGGAGTCGTGAAGCCGGGCCACACCGTATCCGTTTCCGAACTCGCACCATCGATTGTCACCGATGTCGGTGACGACGAGAACGTGACGGTGCCGAACGTCTTTCATCTGCAACAGAACTATCCGAATCCATTCAACCCCTCGACCAGGATCGGCTTTTCACTCCCTGAGAGAGCGCATGTCACCCTGCGAGTGTTCAACCTGCTCGGGCAGGAGGTACAGACGCTTGTCGAAGCGGATTTCGCAGCGGGGACCCACGAAACGGTCTGGCAGGCCGACAGCCGTCTGGCGAGCGGGGTTTATTTTTATCGGCTCGACGCAGGGCCGTTCAGCGCCGTGAAAAAGATGATATTGCTGCAGTGA
- a CDS encoding glycosyltransferase family 2 protein, producing the protein MSSDRPEISAVIISYNGMTFLPDCLRTLSEELRGLTHEIIVVDNGSRDGSPEFVERTYPRVTLIRNASNLGFARAVNQGFERGKGEYYYILNQDLRFGHGATARLLERIRQDDTIGMIGPKFIYFGGGTQRSVRSFPTYRHVLYRALFLDRVFPDHPTFGSWRMGFFDHETEAFVDQPMGAVMLIPRRVVDDIGMMDERFPILFNDVDFCRRLADAGYKRLYYPDAVVEHYVGASTSTMPVRIRIISHTSMYRYMRKYARPIELPLLWLCGALLMISIPISIAVNQTRRKLTAAISSFSRR; encoded by the coding sequence ATGAGTTCCGATCGCCCCGAAATATCCGCCGTCATCATTTCGTACAACGGGATGACATTCCTTCCCGACTGTCTTCGCACGCTGTCTGAGGAACTTCGCGGGCTGACCCATGAAATCATTGTCGTGGACAATGGCTCCCGCGACGGATCGCCGGAATTCGTCGAGCGGACCTACCCCCGGGTGACGCTCATCCGCAATGCGTCGAACCTCGGATTTGCCCGGGCCGTAAATCAGGGCTTCGAGCGCGGAAAAGGTGAGTACTACTATATTCTCAATCAGGATCTTCGTTTTGGTCACGGCGCTACCGCAAGGCTGCTCGAACGGATCAGACAGGACGATACAATCGGTATGATCGGCCCGAAGTTCATATACTTCGGCGGCGGTACGCAGCGCTCCGTACGATCGTTTCCCACCTACCGTCATGTGCTCTACCGGGCGCTGTTTCTCGACCGAGTTTTCCCGGATCATCCCACATTCGGTTCGTGGCGCATGGGATTCTTCGACCACGAGACGGAGGCGTTTGTCGATCAACCCATGGGAGCGGTTATGCTCATACCCAGACGCGTCGTCGACGATATCGGCATGATGGACGAACGCTTCCCGATATTGTTCAACGATGTGGACTTTTGCCGGCGACTCGCCGACGCGGGTTACAAGCGGTTGTATTATCCTGACGCGGTGGTGGAGCACTATGTCGGAGCGTCTACATCGACCATGCCGGTACGGATCCGGATCATTTCGCACACGTCGATGTATCGCTATATGCGAAAGTACGCGCGGCCGATCGAACTGCCGCTGTTGTGGCTCTGCGGCGCGCTGCTGATGATCTCCATTCCCATATCGATTGCGGTTAACCAGACGCGTCGCAAGCTCACTGCAGCAATATCATCTTTTTCACGGCGCTGA
- the mraZ gene encoding division/cell wall cluster transcriptional repressor MraZ has product MTGFYGQYTTTMDDKGRFALPAKLRHVTGPDKSLLLDGTIILNRGLEGCLSIYPEHEWAAIQEQMATLDFTNQDYRYFSRRFYSGVSPVVPDKNGRVLVPQHLIAEADLKKELLILGVNRWIEVWNPDRYNYYLQQYRGTYEEVAGRLFTGKHDQPGE; this is encoded by the coding sequence TTGACCGGTTTCTATGGACAATACACGACGACCATGGACGACAAGGGGCGATTCGCGCTCCCGGCCAAACTTCGTCATGTCACCGGTCCGGACAAATCTCTCCTGCTCGACGGAACCATCATTCTGAACCGCGGCCTCGAAGGGTGTCTCTCCATTTACCCCGAGCACGAGTGGGCGGCGATTCAGGAGCAGATGGCGACGCTGGATTTTACTAATCAGGATTACCGTTACTTCAGTCGGCGCTTTTACTCCGGGGTGTCACCGGTGGTGCCGGACAAAAACGGGCGGGTCCTGGTGCCGCAGCATCTCATCGCCGAGGCGGATCTCAAAAAAGAGCTTCTGATCCTCGGGGTGAATCGATGGATCGAGGTCTGGAATCCCGACCGCTACAACTACTACCTCCAGCAGTATCGCGGGACGTACGAAGAGGTGGCGGGACGGTTGTTCACCGGGAAGCATGACCAGCCCGGCGAATGA